One genomic window of Clostridioides sp. ES-S-0054-01 includes the following:
- a CDS encoding flagellar motor protein MotB — MLHDEDEKEENNERWLLTYSDLITLLMIFFVIMYSMSNVDAEKYKQLSQSLNSAFGGSAGVIEGGNSKIEPGSDNLDSLQNVEFKKVGEEIQKYLNENDMANSVSLKVQDRGLVIRLKDTILFDTGKSIVKDNSRDKIIQIGKMLNEMNSYMRVEGHTDNMSIKNSEFKSNWDLSVMRATNVVQLLIDNAGISPDKLSAVGYGEFRPIAENSSEEGRSKNRRVDIVLVDSKYDNVENVAKNK; from the coding sequence ATGTTGCATGATGAAGATGAAAAAGAAGAAAATAATGAGCGATGGCTTTTAACTTATTCAGACCTCATAACATTACTTATGATTTTCTTTGTCATAATGTACTCTATGAGTAATGTTGATGCAGAGAAATATAAACAATTATCTCAATCTCTAAATTCTGCGTTTGGTGGGTCTGCTGGAGTTATTGAAGGTGGTAATAGCAAAATAGAACCAGGAAGTGATAATTTAGACAGTTTACAAAATGTTGAATTTAAAAAAGTTGGTGAGGAAATTCAGAAGTATTTAAATGAAAATGATATGGCTAATTCAGTATCACTAAAAGTTCAAGATAGAGGACTAGTAATAAGACTTAAAGATACAATACTATTTGATACTGGAAAATCAATTGTAAAGGATAATTCTAGAGATAAGATTATTCAAATTGGTAAGATGTTAAATGAAATGAATAGTTACATGAGGGTAGAAGGTCATACAGACAACATGTCTATAAAAAATTCTGAGTTTAAGTCAAACTGGGATTTATCAGTTATGAGAGCAACCAATGTTGTTCAACTTCTTATTGACAATGCAGGTATATCACCAGATAAATTGTCTGCTGTAGGATACGGTGAATTTAGACCAATAGCAGAGAATTCATCTGAAGAAGGTAGGTCAAAAAATAGAAGAGTCGATATAGTTTTAGTTGATAGTAAATATGATAATGTAGAAAATGTTGCAAAAAATAAGTAG
- a CDS encoding ATP-dependent helicase: protein MVELIITTNIDIRNLNENQLKAVEHIDGPCMILAGPGSGKTRVITYRIANMVVNKNIAPTRILAISFTKASSIEMKNRALSLGDDIRLNKVTYGTFHSVFFKILRYFERYNLDSIFDEKSKRMTIKTILKSLNIENADDDENIGQVINEISYVKNELMDKNEFNSEVLTKDEFLKVYNLYEEQKSKVNKIDFDDMLIRTYYLLLNNKSALEMVRNVYKYILIDEFQDINKVQFEVLKLISSPLNNIFAVGDEDQSIYGFRGARPDFLLEFEQYFNNTKKIILDINYRSKSEIVHTANRLIDKNKNRYEKVIKCSQGSGGSVSYISPHDSEEEALYIAKEIIDEIKKDYVEYSDFAVIYRTNIQSRALVDVFMDMRIPFVVKDSVITIYDHWASQDILAYLRIGINPKSNKDWLRIINKPFRYISKDSVNMVKDEKDFITALINKCNLHPKQAKTINDLEIDLSYLNTLNPKNAISYIRTSLDYDRYVLDYCSNRKIKTNGLVEILNELESSATNFNTLTEFLEHIDRVKTELMENNKNKQTEGVIFTTMHSAKGLEFRNVYIIGVNEGTIPHEKSYDICKEEKKEEQLEEERRLMYVAITRAEEKLCISSTLNKYGKKVDKSLFINDIKSPTKKEIDSIGVGDKVYHKKFHEGEIIKKDGIMFTIKFKDRERILDLKTCLLKNIIYII, encoded by the coding sequence GTGGTGGAGCTAATAATCACAACAAATATAGATATAAGAAATTTAAATGAAAATCAATTAAAAGCAGTTGAACATATAGATGGGCCTTGCATGATACTTGCAGGGCCTGGTTCAGGTAAGACTAGAGTAATTACATATAGAATAGCTAACATGGTCGTAAACAAAAACATAGCACCAACAAGAATCTTGGCAATAAGTTTTACCAAGGCATCTTCAATAGAAATGAAAAATAGAGCTTTAAGTTTAGGTGATGATATAAGGCTTAATAAGGTGACTTATGGTACTTTCCACTCTGTATTTTTTAAGATTCTAAGATACTTTGAAAGATACAATTTAGATAGTATATTTGATGAAAAATCAAAGAGAATGACAATCAAGACAATTTTAAAAAGTTTAAATATAGAGAATGCTGATGATGATGAGAATATAGGACAAGTTATAAATGAAATTTCTTATGTAAAAAATGAACTTATGGATAAAAACGAATTTAATTCAGAAGTACTAACAAAAGATGAGTTTTTAAAAGTGTATAACTTATATGAAGAGCAAAAATCCAAAGTTAATAAAATTGATTTTGATGATATGCTTATAAGAACTTATTACTTACTTTTGAATAATAAGTCTGCATTGGAAATGGTTAGAAATGTGTATAAATATATATTGATAGATGAATTTCAAGATATAAATAAAGTACAGTTTGAAGTTTTAAAGTTAATTTCTAGCCCTTTGAACAATATATTTGCAGTTGGAGATGAGGACCAAAGTATATATGGATTTAGAGGAGCTAGACCAGATTTTTTACTTGAATTTGAACAATACTTTAATAATACTAAAAAAATAATATTAGATATAAATTATAGGTCTAAAAGTGAAATAGTGCATACTGCAAATAGACTTATCGACAAAAATAAAAATAGATACGAAAAAGTCATTAAGTGCAGTCAAGGTTCTGGAGGAAGTGTTAGTTATATTTCTCCGCATGATTCAGAGGAGGAAGCCTTATATATTGCCAAGGAAATAATTGACGAAATAAAAAAAGATTATGTAGAGTATTCAGACTTTGCAGTAATTTATAGAACCAATATACAGTCAAGAGCATTAGTAGATGTATTTATGGATATGAGGATTCCATTTGTAGTAAAAGATTCAGTAATTACAATATATGACCATTGGGCAAGTCAAGATATATTAGCATATTTAAGAATTGGTATTAATCCAAAATCAAATAAAGATTGGCTAAGAATTATAAATAAACCCTTTAGATATATATCCAAAGACAGTGTAAATATGGTTAAGGATGAAAAAGATTTTATAACAGCATTAATAAATAAGTGTAATCTTCATCCTAAACAGGCTAAAACAATAAATGATTTGGAAATAGATTTAAGTTATTTAAATACTTTAAATCCTAAAAACGCAATATCTTATATTAGAACTAGCCTTGATTATGATAGATACGTTTTAGATTATTGCAGTAATAGAAAAATAAAGACTAACGGACTTGTAGAGATATTAAATGAACTTGAGAGTTCAGCTACTAATTTTAATACTCTGACAGAATTTTTAGAGCATATTGATAGGGTAAAGACTGAGTTAATGGAAAATAACAAGAATAAGCAGACTGAGGGTGTTATATTTACAACTATGCATAGTGCAAAAGGATTAGAATTTAGAAATGTTTATATTATAGGTGTGAATGAAGGAACAATACCTCATGAAAAATCATATGATATTTGTAAGGAAGAGAAAAAAGAAGAACAATTAGAAGAAGAAAGAAGACTTATGTATGTTGCTATTACAAGAGCTGAAGAAAAATTATGTATAAGCTCTACCTTAAACAAGTATGGCAAGAAAGTTGATAAATCATTGTTTATCAATGATATAAAATCGCCAACAAAAAAAGAAATTGATAGTATTGGTGTAGGGGATAAGGTATATCATAAAAAATTTCATGAAGGAGAAATAATTAAAAAAGATGGAATTATGTTTACAATAAAGTTTAAAGATAGAGAGCGAATCTTAGATTTGAAAACTTGTTTATTGAAGAATATAATTTATATTATTTAA
- a CDS encoding transporter substrate-binding domain-containing protein, with translation MKAFKKLLSLGLVLGLTLSLVGCSGGEEKTKLEQIKESGKLVVGTSAEFPPFEFHKVVDGKDSIKGFDIMLAEEFAKELGVKVEIKDMSFDGLVGALNADQVDIILAGMSPTPDREKSIDFSELYYLSRNSVIVKDADMDKVKTEDDLKKLRVGVQAGSIQEEYVVNTLKMTTTKSLKAIPDLITELKNGNIDAVVTNEAVSLINVKKYDGIKVANTEIGKDVTEGMAAAIKKADNNKDFIELLNKKIKELQDGKKIEEFLNEASAEAASN, from the coding sequence ATGAAAGCATTTAAAAAATTATTAAGTTTAGGATTAGTATTAGGATTAACATTATCACTAGTAGGATGTAGTGGTGGAGAAGAAAAGACAAAATTAGAACAAATAAAAGAAAGTGGAAAATTGGTTGTTGGTACTAGTGCAGAATTTCCTCCATTTGAATTCCATAAGGTAGTAGATGGAAAAGATTCAATAAAAGGATTCGATATAATGTTGGCTGAAGAATTTGCAAAGGAGCTTGGTGTAAAGGTTGAAATTAAGGATATGTCATTTGATGGATTGGTAGGTGCTTTAAATGCAGACCAAGTTGATATTATTCTTGCAGGTATGTCTCCAACACCAGATAGAGAAAAGAGTATTGATTTCTCCGAATTATATTATTTAAGTAGAAATTCAGTTATAGTTAAAGATGCAGATATGGACAAAGTAAAAACTGAAGATGATTTAAAGAAACTTAGAGTTGGAGTTCAAGCAGGAAGTATCCAAGAAGAGTATGTAGTTAACACTTTAAAAATGACAACTACAAAATCTTTAAAAGCAATACCTGATTTAATTACAGAATTAAAAAATGGAAACATAGATGCAGTTGTCACTAATGAAGCAGTTTCTCTAATAAATGTTAAAAAATATGATGGAATAAAAGTGGCAAATACTGAAATTGGGAAAGATGTAACAGAAGGTATGGCAGCAGCAATCAAAAAAGCTGACAACAACAAAGACTTTATAGAATTATTAAATAAAAAGATAAAAGAATTACAAGATGGTAAGAAGATAGAAGAGTTTTTAAATGAAGCATCTGCTGAAGCTGCTTCAAATTAG
- a CDS encoding amino acid ABC transporter permease, with product MSLDFSFLSRFGTSFLEGTGVTVSISLVALCFGFIIGIIICMAKISKSKVLRTISSIYIEVLRGTPLLVQIYIVWFGLPQLGIRFPMLFGIPSEFIASAFALSVNSGAYVAEILRSGIQSVDNGQMEASRSLGLNYWSTMRYIIIPQAIKNILPSLANEFITLVKESSIISVIGVVEIMRTADIVKNATFRALEPLIVAAVIYFVITFTLSRLVGLLEKKLSVSN from the coding sequence ATGAGTTTAGATTTTAGTTTTTTAAGTAGATTTGGGACTTCTTTTTTGGAAGGAACAGGTGTGACAGTATCAATTTCTCTTGTGGCATTATGCTTTGGATTTATAATAGGTATAATTATCTGTATGGCAAAAATATCAAAGAGCAAAGTATTAAGAACAATATCATCAATCTATATAGAGGTTTTAAGAGGGACACCATTATTAGTACAGATATATATAGTATGGTTTGGATTACCTCAATTAGGAATAAGATTCCCTATGTTGTTTGGTATACCAAGTGAATTCATAGCTAGTGCATTTGCATTATCAGTAAATTCTGGTGCATATGTGGCAGAGATACTAAGATCAGGTATACAATCAGTTGATAATGGACAAATGGAAGCAAGTAGATCGTTAGGATTAAATTATTGGTCAACTATGAGATATATAATAATACCTCAAGCTATAAAAAATATATTACCTTCATTAGCAAATGAGTTTATTACACTTGTAAAAGAATCTTCAATAATATCTGTAATAGGAGTTGTTGAAATAATGCGTACTGCTGATATAGTAAAAAATGCAACATTTAGAGCATTAGAGCCATTAATAGTAGCAGCAGTAATTTACTTTGTTATAACATTTACTCTATCAAGATTAGTTGGATTATTAGAAAAGAAACTATCTGTGTCTAACTAG
- a CDS encoding amino acid ABC transporter ATP-binding protein translates to MITIKNLSKSFGDLNVLKNIDLEIDKGEIMVIVGPSGSGKSTLLRCMNLLEIPTGGEIIFEGKNLVDKKTNIDEVRQNIGMVFQNFNLFPHKTILDNITLAPIKLKKMSKEEAEKKAEVLLSRVGLLDKKDSYPSQLSGGQKQRIAIARALAMEPDMMLFDEPTSALDPEMVNEVLDVIKELAKEGMTMAIVTHEMGFAKEVADRVIFIDGGSILEDNSPQEVFGNPKHERTKSFLAKVL, encoded by the coding sequence ATGATTACAATAAAAAATTTAAGTAAATCTTTTGGAGATTTAAATGTATTAAAAAATATAGACTTAGAAATCGATAAAGGCGAAATAATGGTTATAGTAGGTCCAAGTGGTTCTGGTAAAAGCACTCTTCTTAGATGCATGAATTTACTAGAGATACCTACAGGTGGAGAGATAATATTTGAAGGAAAAAATTTGGTTGATAAAAAAACTAATATTGATGAGGTTAGACAAAATATAGGTATGGTGTTTCAGAACTTTAATTTATTCCCACATAAGACTATTTTAGATAATATAACATTAGCACCAATTAAATTAAAAAAGATGAGCAAGGAAGAAGCAGAAAAAAAAGCAGAAGTTTTGTTGAGTAGAGTTGGTCTTTTAGATAAAAAAGATTCATATCCATCACAATTATCTGGAGGACAAAAGCAAAGAATAGCAATAGCTAGAGCACTTGCTATGGAACCAGATATGATGCTATTTGATGAGCCGACATCTGCCCTTGACCCAGAAATGGTAAACGAAGTTTTGGATGTTATAAAAGAACTTGCTAAAGAAGGTATGACAATGGCGATTGTGACCCATGAGATGGGATTTGCTAAGGAAGTTGCAGATAGAGTTATTTTTATAGATGGAGGAAGTATACTTGAAGATAATTCTCCACAAGAAGTTTTTGGAAATCCAAAACATGAAAGAACTAAATCATTTTTAGCAAAAGTGTTATAA
- a CDS encoding cysteine desulfurase, with the protein MEIYLDNSATTKPYQEVIDKMVYALNTEYGNPSSIHRKGIEVEKGIKEVRQDIAKSLGAKEKEIYFTSGGTECNNTIIRGIANLNKKRKNHIISTNIEHPSVLNTLKDLEEDGFEVTYLEVGKDGKINIEDLKNAIKSTTCLVSIMHVNNEIGTIQPIGEVGKYLKGLKEKIYFHVDAIQSYGKINFRPSKYSIDFMSVSAHKFHGPKGIGFMYIKESNRLKPMLTGGGQEIGIRSGTENVPGIYGLGEAVRILNKDLDAVISKVNNLKNTLKNEIIDNIEDIKINSPEDGVCHILNVSFIGTKGEVLLHYLEQKGIYVSTGSACSSKKKGSHVLNAIGLTNEEINGTIRFSLSDMNTEEEMSEAVRVLKESICDLRSIMKRK; encoded by the coding sequence TTGGAAATATACTTAGACAATAGCGCAACTACAAAACCTTATCAAGAAGTTATAGATAAAATGGTTTATGCACTTAATACGGAATATGGAAATCCTTCTTCTATCCATAGAAAAGGTATAGAAGTTGAAAAAGGGATAAAAGAAGTAAGACAGGATATAGCTAAATCTCTAGGAGCGAAAGAGAAGGAGATTTATTTTACATCAGGTGGTACAGAGTGTAATAACACTATAATAAGAGGTATTGCCAATCTAAATAAAAAGAGAAAAAATCATATAATATCTACTAATATAGAACATCCCTCTGTTTTAAATACATTAAAAGATTTAGAAGAAGATGGTTTTGAAGTAACTTACTTAGAGGTCGGAAAAGATGGAAAAATAAATATAGAAGATTTAAAAAATGCGATAAAGTCAACTACATGTTTAGTAAGTATAATGCATGTCAACAATGAAATAGGAACTATACAGCCAATAGGTGAAGTTGGAAAGTACCTGAAAGGTTTAAAAGAAAAGATTTATTTCCATGTTGATGCTATTCAATCGTATGGAAAAATTAACTTTAGACCATCTAAATACAGTATAGATTTTATGAGTGTAAGTGCACATAAATTCCATGGTCCAAAAGGGATTGGATTTATGTATATAAAAGAAAGTAATCGTCTTAAGCCTATGTTAACAGGTGGTGGTCAGGAAATTGGAATTAGGTCGGGAACAGAAAATGTGCCTGGAATATACGGTCTTGGAGAAGCTGTTAGAATACTAAACAAAGATTTAGATGCTGTTATTTCGAAAGTAAATAACTTAAAAAATACATTAAAAAACGAAATAATTGACAATATAGAAGATATAAAAATTAATTCTCCAGAAGATGGAGTATGTCATATATTGAATGTATCATTTATAGGGACAAAAGGAGAAGTTTTACTTCATTATTTAGAGCAAAAGGGTATTTATGTATCAACTGGGTCTGCATGCTCTTCTAAGAAGAAGGGGAGTCATGTATTAAATGCTATAGGTCTTACAAATGAAGAAATAAATGGGACAATAAGATTTAGTTTATCTGATATGAATACAGAAGAGGAAATGTCAGAAGCTGTGAGAGTTTTGAAAGAATCAATTTGTGACTTAAGGTCAATAATGAAAAGGAAATAG
- the thiI gene encoding tRNA 4-thiouridine(8) synthase ThiI codes for MYNILIVKYGEIGVKGKNRYIFENRLIRNIRNMLKPIGKFNVYKEYGRIYVDLEDYDYEEVIEEVRKVFGIVGVCPGVRAKKDYDTLKEIALKMLEEKIDAGYKTFKVESRRGDKSFGLTSQEMSMDIGGYLLSKVGDKINVDVRNPEVKIKCEYREFHTMVYSDTIPGYGGLPLGTNGRAMSLLSGGIDSPVATWMVAKRGMEVEAVHFHSYPFTSERSQEKVKDLAKILAKYCGRVRLHKVNILEIQKAIGENCNDEEATILSRRFMMRIAQRLSEKRHCDALITGESIGQVASQTIQGLTCTNAVVDLPVFRPLIAMDKSDIVDIAKKIGTFETSIMPEEDCCSVFSPRKPVTKPRLEKIEKSETALDIERLVQDAIDKIEVEDIEF; via the coding sequence GTGTATAATATATTAATAGTAAAGTATGGAGAAATTGGCGTAAAAGGAAAGAATAGATATATATTTGAGAATAGGCTTATAAGAAATATAAGAAATATGTTAAAGCCAATTGGCAAATTTAATGTGTATAAGGAATATGGAAGAATATATGTTGATTTAGAGGATTATGATTATGAAGAAGTAATTGAAGAAGTTAGAAAAGTATTTGGAATAGTGGGTGTATGCCCTGGAGTAAGAGCTAAAAAAGATTATGATACATTAAAAGAAATAGCTTTAAAAATGTTAGAAGAAAAAATAGATGCTGGATATAAAACTTTTAAGGTAGAGTCAAGAAGAGGAGATAAGTCTTTTGGGTTGACTTCTCAAGAAATGAGTATGGATATAGGTGGATACTTATTATCAAAGGTAGGAGATAAGATTAATGTTGATGTAAGAAATCCAGAAGTTAAAATAAAGTGTGAATACAGAGAATTCCATACTATGGTCTATAGTGACACTATACCTGGATATGGTGGATTGCCACTTGGAACGAATGGTAGAGCTATGTCTCTTTTATCAGGAGGTATAGACAGCCCAGTGGCTACATGGATGGTTGCAAAAAGAGGTATGGAAGTAGAGGCAGTTCACTTCCACAGTTATCCATTTACAAGTGAAAGGTCACAGGAAAAGGTTAAGGATTTAGCTAAAATACTGGCAAAATATTGTGGTAGAGTACGACTTCATAAAGTTAACATATTAGAAATACAAAAGGCAATCGGTGAGAATTGTAATGACGAAGAAGCTACTATTCTTTCAAGGAGATTTATGATGAGAATAGCACAGAGACTTTCTGAAAAAAGACATTGTGATGCTTTAATTACAGGAGAAAGTATTGGTCAGGTTGCATCTCAAACTATACAAGGACTTACTTGTACTAATGCTGTTGTAGATTTACCAGTATTTAGACCGCTTATAGCAATGGATAAATCAGATATAGTTGATATAGCTAAAAAAATAGGGACTTTTGAAACGTCTATAATGCCTGAAGAAGATTGTTGTAGTGTGTTTTCTCCTAGAAAGCCTGTCACTAAACCTAGATTAGAGAAAATAGAAAAATCTGAAACAGCACTTGATATTGAAAGACTAGTACAGGATGCTATTGACAAAATAGAAGTAGAGGATATTGAGTTTTAG
- a CDS encoding nitroreductase, with product MINNFQDNQTIKLIQSRRSIRKFTTEQISDEQLNTLLHCAFAAPSGCNKQPWHITVVQDQKLLKEISDDTLSRIHEVSNVEINKNFKLFYGAPTVLFISYDENNSWAPYDIGILTGNITTAAQALGLGSCVIGMVRGLFTPVEQGDIVGLVSVLDKEDVKESESIKMKFDTNKKYRELLNIPEGYSVPFGIAVGVPDGNLPKARDVVYKVSRV from the coding sequence ATGATTAATAATTTTCAAGATAACCAAACAATAAAATTAATACAAAGTCGTAGAAGTATACGAAAATTTACAACAGAACAAATTAGTGATGAACAACTAAACACATTGTTACACTGTGCATTTGCAGCACCTTCAGGATGCAATAAACAGCCTTGGCATATAACCGTTGTACAAGACCAAAAACTTTTAAAAGAGATTAGCGATGATACTCTATCTAGAATTCATGAAGTTAGTAATGTTGAGATAAATAAAAACTTTAAGTTATTTTATGGTGCACCAACTGTTTTATTTATTTCTTATGATGAAAATAATTCATGGGCTCCATATGATATAGGAATACTTACAGGGAATATAACAACAGCTGCACAAGCACTAGGGCTTGGAAGTTGTGTAATAGGAATGGTTAGAGGACTGTTTACACCTGTTGAGCAAGGGGATATTGTAGGTCTTGTGAGTGTGTTGGATAAGGAAGATGTAAAAGAATCAGAGTCGATAAAGATGAAGTTTGATACAAATAAAAAATACAGAGAACTACTGAATATACCAGAAGGATATTCTGTACCATTTGGTATTGCTGTTGGTGTTCCAGATGGGAATCTACCAAAGGCTAGAGATGTAGTTTATAAAGTTTCTAGAGTTTAG
- a CDS encoding cell wall-binding repeat-containing protein: protein MNQKLKKLTICVLTFAIISLNYSNVFADYDLNKIFNKQIQDKDSADKITITYDDNGATGGTINEAIVSGGSFIPGGVITAPIEYEVGDLNSRLALSRNLIKANYHTNAWSVSRAPLASGDQQYSGGEWIGGLDINRDITLYAVWVPDFLQVKYNGNGNTSGNVPLDSNKYHQDDTLQIKGNEGNLKKINYKLTEWNTKADGTGKSYNLGSSFEVKLDRFDNFNVNLYAQWEYDLQLDSNGATGTNPDLPKPGEDNKFPGQGGLVNGDKEFIGWNTKEDGSGTSFKEGDVIPSSIAGDTIYAQWGYKLDYNLNGGTGTIPEEKHKEGTEVTVTSQKPSKSGAIFKGWNTKNDGKGTSYKDGDKFNLTKNTTLYAQWKEECRVTYDKNGSTGTAPVDNNIYGEGDEVTVLGDNGLVAPAGKSGNFYWSTKADGTGSRYKDGEKFNIKDKNTILYAFWTDKCRVKYDANGGQGDVPEDELLDKNTSTTVKGNTGNLNRDGYKFIGWNTKQDGSGTSYKGDGSDTLNVDDNIVLYAQWEKIPDNQGGNDNSGGSNNGNSGGSNNGNSGGGSGGSSIDTTTPSVENLTGDDRYETATRISKRGFESAENVILVNSTSIPDALSATPFSYTKNAPILLTEKDKLNVKTEEEIKRLKAKNIYIIGGENTLSSDLEKELKLKGFTIIRIGGVDRYLTSLRIAKEIDKIVDLEEVFVANGQTGLADAISVGGISAQNKTPIILTNVKNDITPIKKFIDDEEISKSYIIGGETSLPKSIEKQFPNPKRIGGEDRNKTNSKVIEEFYKDKELRNLYVTKNGILREDDLIDALTVGVLAGKNKSPVMIVEKSLDESQKNLVKSKKFDKITKVGGNGNEDVFDEIKKLVK, encoded by the coding sequence ATGAACCAAAAGTTGAAAAAGTTAACTATATGTGTACTTACATTTGCTATAATTTCTTTAAATTATTCAAATGTTTTTGCTGATTATGATTTAAATAAGATATTTAATAAGCAGATTCAAGATAAAGACTCAGCTGATAAGATTACAATAACCTATGATGATAATGGGGCTACTGGAGGAACAATAAATGAAGCTATAGTTAGTGGAGGAAGTTTTATTCCTGGAGGAGTGATAACAGCTCCAATAGAATATGAAGTTGGTGATTTGAATTCTCGTTTAGCCTTAAGTAGAAATCTTATAAAAGCAAACTATCATACTAATGCTTGGAGTGTATCAAGAGCCCCTTTAGCTAGTGGTGATCAACAATATAGTGGAGGAGAATGGATAGGAGGATTAGATATCAATAGAGATATAACACTTTATGCAGTCTGGGTTCCAGATTTTTTACAGGTAAAATATAATGGAAATGGAAATACTTCAGGTAATGTCCCATTGGATTCAAATAAATATCATCAGGATGATACTTTACAAATTAAAGGAAATGAAGGGAACCTTAAAAAAATAAATTATAAACTTACAGAATGGAATACAAAAGCTGATGGGACAGGAAAATCCTATAATTTAGGCTCAAGTTTTGAGGTAAAATTGGACAGGTTTGATAATTTTAATGTAAACCTTTATGCACAATGGGAGTATGACTTGCAACTGGATAGTAATGGAGCAACCGGTACAAATCCAGATTTACCAAAGCCGGGAGAAGACAATAAATTCCCAGGTCAAGGTGGACTTGTTAATGGCGATAAAGAATTTATAGGGTGGAATACAAAAGAAGATGGAAGTGGAACATCTTTCAAAGAAGGTGATGTTATTCCTTCAAGTATAGCAGGAGATACAATATATGCGCAATGGGGATATAAATTAGACTATAACTTAAATGGAGGAACAGGAACTATACCAGAAGAAAAACATAAAGAAGGTACTGAAGTAACTGTTACAAGCCAGAAACCATCTAAATCTGGGGCAATATTTAAGGGATGGAATACAAAAAATGATGGTAAAGGTACTTCATACAAAGATGGGGATAAATTTAACCTTACAAAAAACACAACTTTATATGCCCAATGGAAAGAAGAATGTAGAGTAACATATGATAAAAATGGAAGTACCGGAACAGCTCCAGTAGACAATAATATCTATGGAGAAGGCGATGAAGTTACTGTACTTGGAGATAATGGTTTAGTAGCACCTGCTGGTAAAAGTGGAAATTTCTACTGGAGTACAAAAGCAGATGGTACAGGTAGCAGATATAAAGATGGAGAGAAGTTTAATATAAAAGACAAAAATACGATTCTTTATGCATTTTGGACAGATAAATGCAGAGTTAAATACGATGCTAATGGTGGTCAAGGTGATGTACCAGAAGATGAACTACTTGATAAAAACACTAGTACAACTGTAAAAGGAAATACAGGAAATCTTAATAGAGATGGGTATAAATTTATAGGATGGAACACAAAACAAGATGGAAGTGGAACTTCATATAAAGGTGATGGAAGTGATACACTTAATGTTGATGATAATATAGTACTTTATGCTCAATGGGAGAAGATACCTGATAATCAAGGTGGTAATGATAATTCAGGTGGAAGTAACAATGGAAACAGTGGTGGAAGTAACAATGGAAATAGTGGTGGAGGTAGTGGTGGTTCATCTATTGATACAACTACTCCATCAGTAGAAAATTTAACAGGTGATGACAGATACGAAACTGCTACAAGAATAAGTAAAAGAGGTTTTGAGTCGGCTGAAAATGTAATACTGGTAAATAGTACATCAATTCCAGATGCTCTATCAGCAACTCCATTTTCATATACTAAAAATGCGCCTATTTTATTAACTGAAAAAGATAAATTAAATGTAAAGACAGAAGAAGAGATAAAAAGATTAAAAGCAAAAAATATTTATATAATAGGTGGAGAAAATACATTAAGTTCTGATTTAGAAAAAGAATTAAAATTAAAAGGCTTTACTATTATAAGAATAGGTGGAGTAGATAGATATTTAACTTCTCTAAGAATTGCTAAAGAAATAGATAAAATAGTAGATTTAGAAGAAGTATTTGTAGCTAATGGACAGACTGGATTAGCGGATGCTATAAGTGTTGGTGGTATTTCAGCACAAAATAAAACTCCAATAATTCTTACAAATGTAAAAAATGACATAACTCCTATTAAAAAATTTATAGATGATGAAGAAATATCAAAATCTTATATTATAGGAGGAGAAACTTCTTTACCAAAGTCTATAGAAAAACAATTTCCAAATCCAAAGAGAATAGGTGGAGAAGATAGAAATAAAACAAATTCAAAAGTAATAGAAGAGTTTTATAAGGATAAAGAACTAAGAAATCTTTATGTAACAAAAAATGGAATTTTAAGAGAAGATGATTTGATAGATGCTTTAACAGTAGGTGTTTTAGCAGGTAAAAATAAATCACCAGTAATGATTGTAGAAAAATCACTTGATGAGTCTCAAAAAAACTTAGTTAAGAGTAAGAAATTTGATAAGATAACTAAGGTAGGAGGCAATGGAAACGAAGATGTATTTGATGAGATAAAAAAATTAGTAAAATAG